In the Nerophis lumbriciformis linkage group LG18, RoL_Nlum_v2.1, whole genome shotgun sequence genome, ttaaaaataaatataaaaataatgaataaaataaatacaaaataattttttttacataaaataaaaaatgttacataaaacaaattgaaaatatgtcacataaaataaaaataaataaaacaatgttacataaaataaaatacattaaaaaaatgttacataaattaaaaatacataaaaaatatgttaaataaaattaaaataaataaaataatgttacatgaaaaatgcattaaaaatatgttacataaaataaaataaagttacataaaataaaaatacataaaaaatatgttatataaaataaaaaaataaaataaatgttccattaaaaaatacattacaaatatgttacataaattaaaaataaataaaagatatgttacataaaattaaaataaataaaataatgttacataaaaaatacattaaaaatatgttagataaaataaaaaaagttacataaaataaaaatacataaaaaatatgttacataaaattaaaaaaaattaaaaaatgttccataaaaaatacattaaaaatatgttacataaattaaaaataataataataataataataactgggatttatatagcgcttttctaagtacccaaagtcgctttacatgtagaacccatcaatcattcacacctggtggtggtaagctactttcatagccacagctgccctggggtagacggacggaagcgtggctgcaatttgcgccaacggcccctccgaccaccacctatcattcatcattcaattcaccagtgtgagtggcaccgggggcaaagggtgaagtgtcccgcccaaggacacaacggcagcgatttttggatggtaaaaggcggggagcgaacctgcaaccctcaggtttctggcacggttgctctacccactacgccatgccgccccagaataaaataaaaaataaatacaaataaataaataaatgttacataaatttaaaatacaataagaatatgttacataaaaaaaaaaaaattaaataatgttacataaaataaaaatacatacaaaatatgttacataagataaaaagacataaaaaaatgttatataaaataaaaatacataaaaaaatatgttacataaaataaacataaataaacaaatgttacataaaataaaatacataccaatttataaatatactacattaaataaataaaagaaaaaacagtCTGTCAGTGGTTGTCAAacgttttccaccaagtaccacctcagaaaaaacttggctctccaagtacaagCATAATAGCCAACATAaatatacagtagcatagtaggcctaagtatttatcaaaaacaaggtggaggttttatttaacaagcatattcAATATTTGTGGCCACTGTTTGTCacatcacacacagtttgaacagtaacacggtGTTTGAATATaaggaaataaaacactgtactttaatcaagtgattgttCTAGATGGCGCTCACGTACTACGAGTGGTGCACTtactacagtttgagaaccaccggTCTATGTCactgtgttgtaaaaaaaaaaaaagaaaaaaaagaagctaaataaataagcaaataaaaattgaaaaaatgagatatgttaaaaataaataaataaataaataaaaaataataataaaaaatagatgtgttaaaaataaataaggaataaaaaaaatttacataaaaaaatacattaaaaatatgttacataaaataaaaataaatacataaatgttacataaaataaaaatacattaagaatatgttacataaaataaaaaaaaattaaaacaatggtacataaaataaaaatacattaaaaaatatgttACATAAAATAAGAATTTACATtaacaaaatacattaaaaatatgtcacataaaataaaataaaaataaaaatgttacataaaacaaaaatacataaaaaaatgttacataaaataaaaatacataaaacatatattacatgtttgaatataagtaaataaaacactgtactttaatcaagggaTTCTTCTAGATGGAGCTCACGTACTACGAGTGGTACACTtactacagtttgagaaccaccggTCTATGTCactgtgttgtaaaaaaaaaaaaaagaagctaaataaataagcaaataaaaattgaaaaaatgagatatgttaaaaataaataaataaataaataaaaaataataataaaaaatagatatgttaaaaataaataaggaataaaaattttttacataaaaaaatacattaaaaatatgttacataaaataaaataaaaaataaaatgttacataaaaaatgttacataaaataaaaataaatacataaatgttacataaaataaaaatccattaagaatatgttacataaaattaaaaaaaattaaaacaatggtacataaaataaaaatacattaaaaaatatgttACATAAAATAAGAATTTACATtaacaaaatacattaaaaatatgtcacataaaataaaaataaaaatgttacataaaacaaaaatacataaaaaaatgttacataaaataaaaatacataaaacatatattacatgtttgaatataagtaaataaaacactgtactttaatcaagggaTTCTTCTAGATGGAGCTCACGTACTACGAGTGGTACACTtactacagtttgagaaccaccggTCTATGTCactgtgttgtaaaaaaaaaaaaagaagctaaataaataagcaaataaaaattgaaaaaatgagatatgttaaaaataaataaataaataaataaaaaataataataaaaaatagatatgttaaaaataaataaggaatacaatttttttacataaaaaaatacattaaaaatatgttacataaaataaaataaaaaataaaatgttacatacaaaatgttacataaaataaaaataaatacataaatgttacataaaataaaaatccattaagaatatgttacataaaataaaaaaaaattaaaacaatggtacataaaataaaaatacattaaaaaatatgttACATAAAATAAGAATTTACATtaacaaaatacattaaaaatatgtcacataaaataaaaaaataataaaaatgttacataaaacaaaaatacataaaaaaatgttacataaaataaaaatacataaaacatacattacatgtttgaatacaaggaaataaaacactgtactttaatcaagggaTTCTTCTAGATGGAGCTCACGTACTACGAGTGGTACACTtactacagtttgagaaccaccggTCTATGTCActgtgttgtaaaaaaataaataaaaaggccgCTCGGTGAAAGCCTGACATAGCGATGCCACTGACCCGTCCCCGTGTGCGCTGCAGGGGGCGCCACAGAGCGCGACGATGGCGTCGTACGACCAGCTGGCCCACCAGGTTGCGGCGCTGCGCAAGGAGAACTCCCACCTGCGGAGGGAGCTAGAGGACAACTCCAACCATCTCTCCAAGCTGGAGACGGAGACGTTCGGCATGAAGGTGACCTCTGACTCTTTGTCACCGTCCACTCGGGAGAAGTGAGCGTGTAAAATGACCCCGTAGCTGACCCGTTGTCATGGCAACCACACAGGAAGTGCTCAAGCAGCTGCAGTGTAAACTGGAGCAGGAGGCGGGGACTCTGGCGTCGTCGGGCCGCAGTGACGTGCTGCACCAACTCAAAGGTTAGAAACGTTTTCGATgacgatgacgatgatgatgatgatgatgacggtgAGTCATGTGACGCAGAGCTGCACATGGACCTGACCAACTACTACGAGCTGAAGCATCAAGCTCATCAAGCTCACAACTTCCGGCTGCTGGCTGACAGTCTGGGCGGGGCGGGGCCGCCCGGGGCGGAGCGAGAAGACCGCTTGGCTCTTCCCCCGCCGTCCTGCCCCTCCTCCGCCTCGTCGGCGGGCCGCGCCAAAGCCTCGTGTCGCGGCGGGGACGTCGCCGGCGTCCTGTTGCCTCACCACTTCCTGGACGGAGCTCCGCCCAAGACGGCGGTCATCAGCGGGGCGGACGGGCGGCTCAGCGACCACCACGTGGAGGAGCTGTACAAGGAGAGGTGAGTGCtcgccactagagggcagcacCTGTGTCTTCTCTCACGCTGAATGCTAACGTTCCGCGGCAGGAACCAGCTTTTGGGGGAAATCGACCACGAGGAGCGGGAGCGCTGCTGGTACTTCAGCCAGCTGGAGGCGCTGTCCCAGAAACTGACCCACTTGCCTCGCATCGacacggtacacacacacacacacacacacacacacacacacacacacacacacacgcacacacactcgcacattcttgtatttgttaccttcttgagacctgagaaaaatgactcccgctttaagaccaccctttctagatatataaagatgtgtatttacaacattaataatatatacatattatgcaaatataaaaaaggtaagcttttagttaatttttttaatattttttgaattttcattatttacttcaggttattgcagtatatctctatattatacatacagtatatatttttttcttttttttaattgtggccaaagggggcgcatctcaatttcttacacacacttgttatgacatatgttggccagagggcgagcacttttaaaagcgacaaatataaaaaaggtaagttttagttaaaatgtttttaatttttaattattatttacttcaagttattacgtaACTAtactatatactttttttttttctttttagtaattttggccaaagggggcgcatttcaatttcttacacacacttgttatttcatatgttggccagagggggagcacttcaaatttttacatacatttgttgtttcatatgatgaccagagggggagcacttttaaaagcgacaaatataaaaaaggtaagttttagttaaattgtttttaatttgtaattattatttacttaaagttattacagtatgtctctatataattttttttttctttttagtaattttggccaaagggggcgcatctcaatttcttacacacacttgttatttcatatgttgaccagagggggagcacttttaaaagcgacacacagtcaatttgaaacatccctcctttttggcaccaccctcattttgaccagcaggggtgcaaatgagacattgtctattagatgcaatgttattgggaccatgatttatgtcttcacttgttcacacctcctcatatggaagatacttttcctttttcatgtctcaagaagggtagaaatacaagaacacacacacacacacacacacacacacacacacacacacacacacacacacacatacacacacacacacacacacacacacattcttgtatttcttaccttcttgagacctccgaaaaatgcctacctctttaggaccatcctttctagatatataaatatttgtattcacaacattaataatgcaaatgcaaatataaaaatttaattatttttcttttgaattttttgtttgtaattggtttttaatcttcattatttacttcaacttattacattatgtctttatatacatatttatttaattaaaaaaacaacaacattttggccaaagggggcacaattaaattccttacacacacatgttactacatattttggccagagggagagcacttacattttttacacacacttgttatttcatatattgacacttTTAAAAGCGGCACACAGTCACCACccacatgttgatagatgtcaccagcaggggtgcaaatgagacattgtctattagatgcaatgttattgatttatgtcatcacttgttcacacctcctcatatggaagaaacttttccttcttcatgtctcaagaagggtagaaatacaagaacacacacacacacacacacacacacacacacacacacacacacacacacacacacacacacacacattcttgtatttgttaccatcttgatctatatatatgtatagatatataaagatgtgtatttacaacattaatattatatacatactatgtaaatataaaaaaaggtaagccttttatgtaatttttttttctctaatttttaaaatcttcatgatttacttcaatttattacagtatgtctctatatacatatttatttttttaattttatagattttggccaaagggggcgcatttcaatttcttacacacacttgttatttcatatgttgaccagagggggagcacttttaaaagcgacccacagtccatttgaaaaatccctcctttttgggaccaccctcatgttgatagatgtcatcacaaatgagacattgtctattagatgcaatgttattgggaccatgatttatgtcatcacttgttcacacctcctcatatggaagatacttttccttcttcatgtctcaagacggctagaaatacaagaacacacacacacacacacgcacgcacacgtacGACATATGTAGTATGTGCATGGCACTGACCTTTGACCCGTGGTGCAGTTCTCCCTGCAGATGGATCTGATCCGCCAGCAGCTGGAGTTCGAGGTCCAGCAGGTGCGCTCGGTCATGGAGGAACGCTTCGGGACCAGCGAGGAGATGGTCCAACGCACTCAGGTGACGTCACAACATGCCGAGTCGGCGCAACACAACAACATCTGgacgggcgtgtgtgtgtgtgtgtgttgcagatgCGTGTTGCTCGTCTGGAGCAGCTGGAGAAAGAACTGCAGGACACCCGAGGGAGTCAGGAAAGCCAACTGCaggtctctctcacacacacacacacacacacacacacacacacacacacacacacacacacacacacacaaaatacagGATTATCTTATTTGACCTTAAAccacatcttcagaatggatctgactatcattttaaaaagtttccctttagggcagtggtccccaaccactgggccacacaagaaatatgaaaaaaaaaaaatatatatatatttttgaattaaatcaacataaaaaacacaagatacacttacaattagtgcaccaacccaaaaaacctccctcccccatacactcattcacacaaaagggttgtttctttctgttattaatattgtgcttcctacattatatatcaatatatatcaatacagtctgcaagggatacagtccgtaagcacacatgattgtatttctttatgacaaaaaaaaaaaaaaaaaacacacaaaaaaaaacaccccggtcctcaatgaaaaccagtttgacaccgctGGTCTGGAAGGTGTGCGTGTAGGAGATGTACAAACGTTGTATAAGAACGTGTTGGAAGAGGTGTATAAATGGTGTAGAAAGAGGTGTAGAAGGCGTGTTCACAGGTGTGGAAGAAGGCGTATGAGATGGTACATAAGAAGGTGTATAAAATGTATACAGTAGATGGTACATAAGAAGGTGTATATAAGGTGTACAGTAGATGGTACATAAGAAGGTGTATAAAAGGTATATAAGGTGTACAGTAGATGGTACATAAGGTGTATATAAGGTGTACAGTAGATGGTACATAAGAAGGTGTATAAAAGATATATAAGGTGTACAGTAGATGGTACATAAGGTGTATAAAAGATATATAAGGTGTACAGTAGATGGTACATAAGAAGGTGTATATAAGGTGTACAGTAGATGGTACATAAGAAGGTGTATATAAGGTGTACAGTAGCTGGTACATAAGGTGTATATAAGGTGTACAGTAGATTGTACATAAGAaggcatataaaatatatataaggtATACAGTAGATGGTACATAAGGTGTATATAAGGTGTACAGTAGATGGTACATAAGAAGGTATATAAAAGATATATAAGGTGTACAGTAGATGGTACATAAGAAGGTGTATATAAGGTGTACCGTAGATGGTACATAAGAAGGTGTATAAAAGGTATATAAGGTGTACAGTAGATGGTACATAAGAAGGTGTATAAAAGATATATAAGGTATACAGTAGATGTACATAAGGTGTATAAAAGGTATATAAGGTGTACAGTAGATGGTACATAAGGTGTATAAAAGGTATATAAGGTGTACAGTAGATGATACATAAGGTGTATAAAAGGTGTACAGTAGATGGTACATAAGGTGTATAAAAGGTATATAAGGTGTACAGTAGATGTACATAAGGTGTATAAAAGGTATATAAGGTGTACAGTAGATGGTACATAAGAAGGTGTATATAAGGTGTACAGTAGGTGGTACAGAAGAAGGTGTATATAAGGTGTACAGTAGATGGTACATAAGGTGTATAAAAGGTATATAAGGTGTACAGTAGATGGTACATAAGGTGTATATAAGGTGTACAGTAGATGTACATAAGGTGTATATTAGGTGTACAGTAGATGGTACATAAGAAGGTGTATAAAGGGTATATAAGGTGTACAGTAGGTGGTACATAAGGTGTATAAAAGGTATATAAGGTGTACAGTAGATGGTACATAAGGTGTATAAAAGGTATGTAAGGTGTACAGTAGGTGGTACATAAGAATGTGTATAAAAGGTATATAAGGTGTACAGTAGGTGGTACATAAGgtgtataaaagttatataaggtGTACAGTAGAATGTACATAATAAGGTGTACATAAGAAAGTGTATATATAAAGTGTACAGTAGGTGGTACATAAGAAGGTGTATATAAGGTGTACAGTAGATGGTACATAAGAAGGTGTATAAAAGGTATATAAGGTGTACAGTAGAAGGTACATAAGGTGTATATAAGGTGTACAGTAGATGGTACATAAGAAGGTGTATATAAGGTGTACAGTAGATGGTACATACGAAGGTGTATATAagatgtacagtagatggtacATAAGGTGTATATAAGGTGTACAGTAAATGTACATAAGAAGGTGTATATAagatgtacagtagatggtacATAAGAAGGTGTATATAAGATGTACAGTAGGTGGTACATAAGAAGGTGTATATAAGGTGTACAGTAGATGGTACAGAAGGTGTATAAAAGGTATATAAGGTGTACAGTAGAAGGTACATAAGAAGGTGTATATAAGGTGTACAGTAGAAGGTACATAAGAAGGTGTATATAAGGTGTACAGTAGATGGTACAGAAGGTGTATAAAAGGTATATAAGGTGTACAGTAGAAGGTACATAAGAAGGTGTATATAAGGTGTACAGTAGAAGGTACATAAGAAGGTGTATATAAGGTGTACAGTAGGTGGTGCATAAGAAGGTGTATATAAGGTGTACAGTAGATGGTACAGAAGGTGTATAAAAGGTATATAAGGTGTACAGTAGAAGGTACATAATAAGGTGTACATAAGAAGGTGTATATAagatgtacagtagatggtacATAAGAAGGTGTATATAAGGTGTACAGTAGGTGGTACATAAGAAGGTGTATATAagatgtacagtagatggtacATAAGAAGGTGTATAAAAGGTGTACAGTAGATGGTACATAAGAAGGTCAGTGCAGAAGACGTTCCCAGTCCAGTTCCACCTGACAAAGTGAGACAGAGCCGTGGTAAGACCACACCCAGAAGGCGGGGTAGAGTGGTTCTGTGAAGGTGGAGGTGAAGGTGTGGATGTGGACCATGGTTTCTTTGGAGATGCAATAGAAGGACAAAGAGCCTGCGGGCCAGTCCAAGTACACGCCCACTCTGTGGGTGAAAGGTCGCGGTGTGCACTGTGCCACTCTCTTGTTGTCGTGGCACGCCAGGTAACTTCCTGCGGAACATTCCACACTCCAGGAGCGTCGGTTGTGGCCCAGCAGGCAGCTGGCCACGTCCCCGTCCCGGGAGATGTTGTTGTAGGCCACGCCCACATCGGCGCCGCCGCTCCACTGGACCTCCCAGTACGCCGCGTCCAGCTGACCCTCGCGACACAGAACCTGAGGACAGTGTAGGAAGCGGCCCGAGGGCTCGCCGGGTCTCTGGTCCGACCAGACGCGGGTCGCCTTCCTGTTGCACTCGCTGAGTCGCAGCTCGCCGTTGGCCGTGTTGGGGTCAAAGGTCAAATAACAGGCAACTGGACGAGGTAGAGAAGTGTcatcagagtgtgtgtgtgtgtgtgtgtgtgtgtgtgttcttctatttctagccttcttgagacatgaagaaggaaaagtatcttccatatgaggaggtgtgaacaagtgatgacataaatcatggtcccaataacattgcttttaacgtcgcttttaaaagtgctccccctttggtcaacatatgaaataacaagtgtgtgtaagaaatttaaagtgctccccctctggccaacatatgaaataacaagtgtgtgtaagaaattttaagtgctccccctctggccaacatatgaaataacaagtgtgtgtaagaaatttaaagtgctccccctctgaccaacatatgaaataacaagtgtgtgtaagaaattgaaatgcgccccctttggccaaaattaataaaaaaataaaaaaataaatatgtatatagagacatactgtaataacttgaagtaaataaaaaaaataaaaataaaaataaattaactaaaagcagtctttttctcacaatgtgtgtcaacttttttcttataaaattgggaacaatttctcattttctttctgcTTCCATTTTCTTgtataattataacttttttatgtaaaattattacttttttatgtaaaattattaatttttaatgcaaaattgtgacaatatgtcatataaaattcggacttgtatcacaatattgccaattttttttttctggtaaaaatgatgacttttgtcatcattttgccaagtaaaattccgattattattataaaattgccaacattttaaagttttcttataacattgtgacgttttgtcgagtaaaatgacgactcttttcataaaattgccaaaagtttgagctttttcttgtaaaattgcgactgtttttgagtaaaattccagcttttatcataattttgcacaaatgttcagtttttcttgtaaaattttgacttgcgtcgagtaaaatgacgacttttattataacactgccaaaattcaaagtttttcttgtgaaattgtgacctttttcttgtgaaattgtgaccttctgcatagtatatatgtatatattattaattattattgttcaaatctttatgtatctagaaagggtggtcctaaagaggcaggcctttttttcggaggtctcaagaaggtaagaaatacaagaatgtgtgtgtgtgtgtgtgtgtgttcttgtatttctagccttcttgagacatgaagaaggaaaagtatcttccatatgaggaggtgtgaacaagtgatgacataaatcatggttccAATAACATTGCTTTTAACGTCgcctttaaaagtgctccccctttggtcaaagtgtgtgtaagaaatttaaagtgctccccctctggccaacatatgaaataacaagtgtgtgtaagaaattgaaatgcgcctcctttggccaaaattaataaaaataaataaataaatatgtatatagagacatactgtaataacttgaagtaaataaaaaaataaaaataaaataaaataaaataataaatgaactaaaagcagtctttttctcacaatgtgtcgactttttttcttataaaattgggaacaatttctcatattctttctgcttctattttctcgtaaaattataacttttttgtgtaaaattattacgtttttatgtaaaactattaatttttaatgcaaaattgtgacaatatgtcatatacaattctgacttgtatcacaatattgccatttttttttttccaggtaaaaatgatgacttttgtcatcattttgccaggtaaaattccgattattattataatattgccaacattttacagttttcttataaaattgtgacttttgtcgagtaaaatgacgactcttttcataaaattgccaaaagtttgagctttttcttgtaaaattgcgactgtttttgagtaaaattccaacttttatcataacattgcacaaatgttcagtttttcttgtaaaatgttgacttgcgtcgagtaaaacgacgacttttattataacactgccaaaattcaaagtttttcttgtgaaattgtgacctttttcttgtgaaattgtgaccttctgcatattatatatgtatatattactaattattattgttcaaatctttatatatctagaaagggtggttctaaagaggcaGGCcttttttttggaggtctcaagaaggtaagaaatacaagaatgtgtgtgtatgtgtgtgtgtgtgtgttcttacaGTTTTTGACAGAGGCTGCGTCCAGCGGCTGCCTGTCCAAGGTCAAAGTTGTTAGTCTACCAGGTCATTTCTCGGACATTTCCTGTCTTCACTCACCTGGCGCCATCAAGCCAGCGCATGCGTACCAGAAAGTCCGAAGGAAGACTCTTTGAtggtccttcttcttcttcttcttcttcttcatggtGGTCTCCTGCAGAGTCTGAAGAAGAAGCACTGAGAGGCGTTAAGCCACGCCTACTTGACGACAACACCCGCTCGGGTCAAAGGTCGACCTCCTCAGGCTTACCTGGCCACGAGACACAACTTCCTGTTGTCGTCTCCTGCAAGACATCGTTGTTGTCTTTGGTGTCCGTTTTTTTCCGCCTTGGTTTCAAAATAGTCCTCTTGGCGTCTTCGTGGTCCTTCTGCTCTTCAGACCTTCGGTTCTGGTCTTGTTCTTCCGTGCTCTCTTTTATGTCGGTGTTTGCATTGTCTGCAGTCCTGAAGACACTGGACATGTCCTCTCTGAACTGGTTCAAGTCCTCCTTCAGCAGACTGAGGGCGCTTGTGTTTTCTGGGTCCTCCAGAGTACACCTGGAGTCCTTGAAAGCGTTTAACATATTGTCTTTGAAGTGATTCAGGTCTGCCCTGAAAATCCGCATTGGACTCGAGGTTCTTGTCGTCCTCTGACCCTCCTGGTCCTCGGAGTGCTCTGGTCTTTCTGCTTTCCTCGGGTCCATGTGTGGGTCTGTGTACAACGCATGGACCGGCTCGTCCTCAGGGAGACTCATTTATGCTTCCTTCCCGTTGGGAGGAAGTGACATCATCATGACGCAAAAATGAAACACAACTAATGTGTTCTCTGCGGTTCTTACCCACCAAACTGGACCAGACTTCAGACTCTGCTGGTAATCACGCTGTTCTGTCTGTTTTTTGCCGTGAATCTCAGCTCATTTCTTGTTCAACCCGTTAGTCTTCATTTCTGACACTGTGCAGCTCATTGGCTCACCactgtcacatgaccacacacacactcacacacacacacacacacacacacacacacacacgcacacacacacacttgtatttcttaccttcttgagacctccgaaaaatgcctacctctttaggaccaccctttctagatatataaagatttgcatttacaacaataataatatataccatccatccatccatccatcttcttccgcttatccgaggtcgggtcgcgggggcagcagcctaagcagggaagcccagacttccctctccccagccatttcgtccagctcctcccgggggatcccgaggcgttcccaggccagccgggagacatagtcttcccaacgtgtcctgggtcttccccgtggcctcctaccggtcggacgtgccctaaacacctcccgagggaggcgatcgggtggcatcctgaccagatgcccgaaccacctcatctggctcctcttgatgtggaggagcagcggctttactttgagctccccccggatgacagagcttctcaccctatctctaagggagagccctgccacccggcggaggaaactc is a window encoding:
- the LOC140679548 gene encoding uncharacterized protein produces the protein MSLPEDEPVHALYTDPHMDPRKAERPEHSEDQEGQRTTRTSSPMRIFRADLNHFKDNMLNAFKDSRCTLEDPENTSALSLLKEDLNQFREDMSSVFRTADNANTDIKESTEEQDQNRRSEEQKDHEDAKRTILKPRRKKTDTKDNNDVLQETTTGSCVSWPDSAGDHHEEEEEEEEGPSKSLPSDFLVRMRWLDGARQPLDAASVKNFACYLTFDPNTANGELRLSECNRKATRVWSDQRPGEPSGRFLHCPQVLCREGQLDAAYWEVQWSGGADVGVAYNNISRDGDVASCLLGHNRRSWSVECSAGSYLACHDNKRVAQCTPRPFTHRVGVYLDWPAGSLSFYCISKETMVHIHTFTSTFTEPLYPAFWVWSYHGSVSLCQVELDWERLLH